AACTCTCCTcggcgatgccttcaagaagggaatgTCGCAAaatagcgccgccaccgccggcttTGGCAGTAAGCCAAAAGCAAGTTTTCACCCAGATCTGTTCGAAGGACCTCCATCAAGCATCTCGTGCACGGATCGCCGCCATCTCTGTCGGGGACTGGACGATGGATCCAGGCCGCCGCCGCCTGACCGGCCACGGCACCACCGCGGTGCCTAAGCCGGCGCCGTCAGGCCCACCATGCCCGCCTGTAGAAGCCCTCCAGATCTGCCGGCCCGCGGACGAAGCCCGCGATCTGGGCCGCCGCCACAGGTGCTCCTCGGCCGCGGGGAGAACGCGCCTGCGCTGTCGTTGCCGTCAAACTCGCCGCCGGGCGCTCGCTGCTCCTTGCTGCCGGTGCACCGTCGATCCATGAGCCACCGCTGCCGACATGAGATCGCCACCACCGCGCGAGGGGgagggccccgccgccgccgtcactgGCCAGGCAACGCCGGCCTGGCCTCGGGCGGCGGCAGAAGGAGGGAGAGAGGAGCGGAGGCCTAGGGCCAGCGCGGTAGATCGCCCCCCGTGTCGCCAGGGGCTGGCGACGCGGGGGTTTCGTTGGACCTGGACGCGGGGGTTTCCTCTAAAAATATGtttatacatccgtatgtggtaatccatttgaaatctctaaaaagacaaatatttagaaacggagggagtatcatccAACCCCACATGCTGCCTCACATGTCCTTGCGTGCGTCAGCCATGGCTATCTTCTTCCTTGGCACGCCACACCTTTTTCCTCTTTTCCTtctctcttctttctttttctagCTTTCTTCACCGAAGAAACCGCCTCCTCTACAGGCAGCACCTGTCATCTTCAGGCTACCACTTTGTTGCCATCGTGGCATCTGAGCCTAGTTGGCTCATGGGGGAGCAGGTGTGGGGCTATGCGTTGGCCATGCCCTTAGAAGCGATGCCCAGGACCAACGAGTGGCCGACTTTTGAACTGTGAGAAGAAAGGGGTTGAGATGTGATGACAGTAAATGCAAAGAGCTGATTTGATCAAAGAACCTCGCAGCTTTAGCGCAACAAGCCGATAGAAAGCACAAAGGCCAGTCAAAGCAAATAAATTATATGATAGTCTAAGAAAAAAATCTGCAAAAGCAAAAAcgcacaaaattgatagcaactgaTAAAATGAGGTTGGAGTGAAAAATGTATCCTCATAAAAGTAAAACAAATAACCATGCAGTGGATTAAAACGAGGAaaaatgatgtctgagtagaAATGTATCTCCTGGCAGGATATACAATGCAGCTTGTCCATGGCTGCTAGTGTCTTGTATTTTTCTTTGCATGGATCGCAtccttttatttccttttttgcgAGAAGTCCTTTTGTTTCATTGAGATGATATAAAAACTCACGGGTCTGTCTAGAGCACATCTAGATACGCCCTATTTGTTGCACATTCAGTGACTCAATTAAAttggaaagaaaaagaaaaaagacaaaagAAAATGTTTGCATGAATCTTTAGCGTAAAATCAATGATATAGGATTAGATGTGCAATACTCAGAGCACATCTATATGCGCTTTAGCAAAACTGAAAACTTAACTTGCAAATAAGCATATAAATACAATCCAAATTGGACGTAGAGATCCCGCCTTCAGCGGCATACGGGATATCAATCAAGGCCGCACCAGTTACACACATGTTATGAAACTTGTATTTGTGTATGTGTGCATCATGTGCAATCACATGCTGGTTATTTGCCTGAAAGATCATGATAGGCCGGTTCCAGGTGGATTGGTTGGTCTGCTGTAATTCAAAAAATATTATTGGATTTTTTTAAAAATGCTcactaattttaaaaatatttgtgaattttaGAAAATCATGCGCGGATTAAAAAAGTCCGCATATGTTAAAATGTTCGCCAAATGAGGAAATCCATTTCCTGCAAGCACGAAAGAAAACCGTTTCTTAACTTGAACCCGTGACCTTATGGTCACAACTCACAAGGCAGTAAATTTATCACTGCGCCAAGGCTCCCCTTCATCATACTTTATTATTATTTTGTCTTCATCATATATAGGCCCGTACACCAAAGTCCTCATGTTAAAATTGATAGATTGGTATTGGATATCATCGAAAAGGAAATTTCAAATCTGCTTAGAAGCTTTGAGAAATAACTTCTTTCTTTTCCTTATCTAGAAAGTGTGCATGTCGAAATATACCGTGGCTTAAGATAAATACTGCAGAAACGTGCATTGTGGGCTTCCTTTCAGGTTTGCGATGGCAATGGATTGGATGATATGCTGGAGAAAAGAACCAATGTAAGCCAGGCACTTAAGTATTTCCCAAACATCACTTGGGCAACAACATAGGTTGAGTTCACTACTAATCTTGGCAATTTCCTATCAAAAGATGACAGTGCCATATAAAAGGGCCATAGCAACCTTGCAAGGAGTTACACAAGAGGGCACCACTTCGACCCTGTAGCTCCACTACAGTTGGAGAATAACAGAAAGTAGTATAGTATGGATTGAAGCCATGAAGCAAGAATCTGAAATCTGACAGGAGTTGGTCGGGCGTGGGAGAGGATGGTCTTGTTGCTGACCACACTGGATCCACAAATGTAAGCACAATGAATCATGTCAATGCAAAACTTTGGCTGCGACATGTTGACCCTGCATGCAGAGGAGGTAAAACAAAACAAGTTCAATCCAAAGTTTTAAATATCTGACTATAACCACTCTATAATCTTTTCAACCGCTAAATGGTATTCATGTATAATTGTCCGGTAAAGTTACAAATAGCGGGCCATAGCCCCGCTATAGCTGCACTATAGTGTTTGAGTAGGGTACCGCTATTTGGCATAGCCCGCTATTTAAAACAATAATTCAGTCACATGAAAATATTAAGTCGGTCCTTGTATGTTTCAGTCACGGCATTTTGACTTAGTTAAGGAAGATGGTCTAGACTAAAAAGTTCACAAAGAAAAGCTGAGGATATATGTACAAATTCAGAACTAATATTCTCTCAAAGAAAAATCAGCAAAAAAACATAGCATATTCAGGCAATTATTTGAGTGCATGCATAAGCATTTATATCCTCTGCACCAAAGTGTAGATGGTATGATTGAATTATAACTAGAATAATAAAGGGGTGTTAGTCCTCTCGCCTCCACTAACGGGAAATTGAGCATATAAAAATTGAAGAACATCACTGTAGCATGTGACCAACAGTGTGGATTTTTTTCAGCAAACAAAGAGGGCACGACCAAGCTAAAACTAAGTCAGCCTTGAACCTTGAACAAATAATTAACATGCCACTGACACATTCATGAGTAATATGAATTCAAACTATGAGTACTATGAATTCAGACAATGAAGGCCACTGAGTTCATGAGTACTATGGACAAAGAGGACAAATAATTAATATGCCCTAGAAATTTGCAAACTATGAAGGCCACTGATATAACGAATTGCATAAGTTTCAGATCAAAATACAGCCACAAGGCTAAAGGATGAGTTCAGACTTCTAATTATAAACGGTAAAAAGAGAAAATAGTTTTTGCATCCATGAGTATTCTATAACCATGCATCAAACCTGCTTACCAGATCAACTTTGCACTTCACAGAAGGATACGCCTTGAAGATGTTGTCTACTTTTGTGCACCAATCGACACATGGGGTGATACCATCTGCCAACCTCAGAGTCACTCTTTTAAGCATTGGAGCACATGTAAAGATCATTTTCAGAAAATCAGACTCATGATCCTCCCCGTTGACACCTTCAATTTCCACGGTTTCAAGATCAGCCATGGAGATAGTTTGTGTCCTCCAGTCTTTGGGCTCATCACAGAGACAATTTACTGGCATGCTTCTTTCACCTAAAACAAATGTGAATTACAGTAACATACTCAGTTGTCTCTGTGATGCATGGAAAGACAGGTTCAGTTGCTTGAGCACGGGCGCCTCGACATCGACACAGCTTGTCCATGTGTTGCTGCTCTCCACAGAGAGCTCCCGCAGCACGGCGAGTGGACGGTGATGCTGTCCATGGGCAACACGCCATTGTTGTTCACCCTGAGTGCGCGGATGCGCGGGCAGCGAGGGATCAAGGCGGCGAGGTCGACGTCGCAGCCGGTGAGGGCGAGCCTCTCCAGCGAGGGGAACCCGGAGGGCGGCGCGAAGAGGCGGAGGTGGCGCGCGCGCAGGTCGATGGAGGTGGCGCGGCGGAAGCGGGGCAGGTCCACCCCCACAAGGGGGCTCCGCGCGCTCCACGGGAGAAGAGCGTAGAACTGCTCCACGGGGAGCCGGTCCAGGCGTGGGAGCAGGACGTCCGGCGAGAGGACGAAGAGCACCTCCACGGGCGAGAGCGCCGCCGCGGCGAGGAGCAGCGAGGAGACGCTGGCGGTGCGGAGCGGGGTGGCTTGCCAGCGGACGCGGATGTCGAGGCGGTAGTGGCACACCCCGGGACGGACGGCGCGGGCGAGCGCCGCCTGGATCGAGCGGAACGGGACGTCGTGGAGGGCGATGGTGACGTGGGGCAGGCGGGTCCAGAGGCCGCGCCACCGGCGGGAGAGGACGCTGGTGCGCGCGGCGGCGCCGAGGCGCTCCAGGACCTGGAGGAGCAGATCGTCTGGGAGGGCGCTGATGAGGTCGGCTGGACCTGGGCAGCCATGGCGCGGTCCGTTCTCCGTCTCCTCCATGGGAAACCCCAATGCCGCAACTAATCTAATGTAAATATGTAATTTTCTACTACTAGGAAATAGGACTCGAAGTATCAGGTGAAAATCTGGAAAGAGCCTTCTCCCGTGCGCCATCGGATAGACAAGAAACGGCATAGATCATAGGTGGGATTGTAACCAGCCACTCAAACACCTATTAGCAGATAACCCCCTCACTTTATCCCACCATCAGCAAAGCATTGACGTTTCAACCACGACCGTTTTGTCTTCGATCTCCTGGCGCGATGGCACCCTCCGTCGGCCGTGAGCTCTCTCCCTCTGCCGGTCGTAAACTCTCTCCCTCCACCGGCCGCGACGCGCCCTCCGCCGGGCGATGATCCCTGACCCTCGCCCTTTAGAACACGCGTCATCGCTGCATGTTGTAATCGATGATCTCGCTGCTCCTTCGTCTCCTGCCATGGCCTACTCGTAGCCCTGCAGAGGTAAACAACAGATTACGTATTCATGACTGTTTTCCTTACTCAATTTGTACTTTTGAGGTATCTGAATCATCTCGCCAATTCGTACTGTAGCATATACAACCGTTGTTGACAGTTATTGCCTTGTAAACTATCGTTCAACATATCACCCACTCCTGCATAGATAGATTATGTTTGTACTTTGATAGCAGTAGACTAAATTCCCAAAAAGATATATGGGATGAGTTCGTAGATAAAAGAAGAAATACGGGATGCCTGAATGACCCCAGCTATGAATCGGCTTGCTTGAAAACAACCTAGCTCATGTGTTCTTTCCTGTATTTTACGTTTTGTATGTCAGTTGGCTTTGTGCTTTTGTACCCGAAATCATGTATGGACCAGTCTGAAGTTGCAGAAAACACCTACTTCGCCACCTAAATGACACCACCATCACCCCCTCTCCTCCACCTCCACACATGGGAAGGGATTTCAAAAACTgctcatgaatttgaaaaaaagttccgAATTGAAAAATGGTTCacgtatttgaaaaaatgtttacATTATTGGATTTTTAAAAATAATCGTGAATTGTAAAATGTTCCAAATTTCAAATTTGTTCATGTATTTTTTTAAATCCCGCATTTAAAgaattcatgaatttgaaaaaatgttccttTCAGAAACtgttcataaatttgaaaaatattcccaggtacaaaaatgttcatgattttgagAAATATTCCCAAAGTTAAAGATTTTTTCATGAATTTGAATTATCTTCCTAGATTTAAAAAATACTGGCATACTTGAAATTATgttctgattttttttaaagtCAGTTGTTTGAAAATTGTTCCCatatttcaaaaattgttcacaaatttgaaaaaaaactaGTTGTCAAAAAAATCACGAATTTAGAAAAATGTTCCGAATTCGAAAACTATTCATGATTTTGGTTGTTGTTCCCGGATTTTAGAAATTGTTTGCAAATTTGAAATTTTTTCCCTAATTTCACATAATGTTCAttattaaaaaaatcaaattttaaaTAATCTCCACCAAACGAAAATGTTTCGGATTTCATAAAATAttcctgaatttgaaaataaaaaatgaaaGAGAAAAAACAACACTGAAtaaacaaaaaaaaaagaaaactgatCTGGAAAGGATCTAGAACCTCTCTAAAACCGGAAAAGGAAACTAGTTGGGCTGTCTAACTGTACATAGCGGCAGCACAGGGTACGTGATACCTCGCTATTCCCCAACCTAGGCGCTAAATAGGATCTGCCCCAAAAGAACATAGGAAGAGGACAAGGAAG
This genomic window from Aegilops tauschii subsp. strangulata cultivar AL8/78 chromosome 4, Aet v6.0, whole genome shotgun sequence contains:
- the LOC109742903 gene encoding uncharacterized protein translates to MEETENGPRHGCPGPADLISALPDDLLLQVLERLGAAARTSVLSRRWRGLWTRLPHVTIALHDVPFRSIQAALARAVRPGVCHYRLDIRVRWQATPLRTASVSSLLLAAAALSPVEVLFVLSPDVLLPRLDRLPVEQFYALLPWSARSPLVGVDLPRFRRATSIDLRARHLRLFAPPSGFPSLERLALTGCDVDLAALIPRCPRIRALRVNNNGVLPMDSITVHSPCCGSSLWRAATHGQAVSMSRRPCSSN